One window of the Candidatus Wolbachia massiliensis genome contains the following:
- the ftsA gene encoding cell division protein FtsA: MYSAVIVKPKRNVFAALDIGTTKIICLIVKVGGNCNYKITGVGYKIAEGVNCGSIIDVKHANYSILSTVGLAEQVSEETIDQIYVNIAGCGISSFNVHNEIIAANHEISDRDIKRVVFQTFEKYIEENIIIHNIPLKYHLDDMTDIKEVSGLYGKRLSADVNVVTASRPALTNIENCITSNSGINMAGCIASAYSAGLACLSEDEKELGTAIVDIGGGCTAIGIFKRGKLVYASSIPVGGVHITRDIAYGLCTSIEHAERIKILYGSTIVTSIDENEYITVQNNENDEPIQVLKSELVDIVRPRVEEILELIREQFREQKDPINKVVITGGTSRLASMKEIASYIFNKQVRIGCPESCSGLDGEYDKNPVFSAAIGSIKLIIDTFYKNNPGMLGQDGKISKLYHWVKSKVTA, from the coding sequence ATGTACTCTGCAGTAATAGTAAAACCAAAGAGAAACGTTTTTGCTGCTTTGGACATAGGCACAACAAAGATTATCTGTCTAATTGTTAAAGTTGGTGGTAATTGCAACTATAAAATAACAGGAGTAGGTTATAAGATTGCAGAAGGCGTAAACTGTGGATCAATAATTGATGTAAAACATGCAAATTACTCTATCTTATCAACTGTAGGTTTAGCTGAACAAGTATCAGAAGAAACAATAGACCAGATATATGTAAACATTGCTGGATGCGGCATCTCATCTTTTAATGTACACAATGAAATTATTGCAGCTAATCATGAAATTTCTGACCGGGATATAAAACGTGTAGTTTTTCAAACGTTTGAGAAATATATTGAAGAGAACATTATTATTCACAATATACCATTAAAATATCACTTAGATGATATGACAGATATAAAGGAGGTCAGTGGATTATATGGAAAAAGATTATCTGCTGATGTTAACGTCGTCACCGCTTCGCGTCCAGCGCTTACCAACATTGAAAATTGCATAACTAGTAATAGTGGAATAAATATGGCCGGCTGTATTGCTTCTGCATATTCTGCAGGTCTTGCCTGTCTGAGTGAAGATGAAAAAGAGCTCGGAACTGCTATTGTTGATATTGGGGGGGGGTGTACTGCAATTGGAATTTTCAAAAGAGGAAAACTTGTATATGCAAGTAGTATTCCAGTTGGTGGTGTTCATATCACTCGAGATATTGCTTATGGACTATGCACAAGCATAGAACATGCAGAGCGTATAAAAATACTGTATGGTAGCACCATTGTAACTTCAATAGATGAGAACGAATATATTACAGTACAAAATAATGAAAATGATGAACCAATTCAAGTGCTTAAATCCGAGCTTGTTGACATCGTAAGACCAAGGGTAGAAGAAATACTTGAATTGATAAGAGAGCAATTTCGTGAACAGAAAGATCCGATTAATAAAGTAGTTATCACAGGTGGCACTAGCCGGTTGGCAAGCATGAAGGAGATTGCAAGCTATATATTCAATAAACAAGTCCGTATTGGATGTCCTGAATCGTGCAGTGGCCTTGACGGTGAATACGATAAAAATCCAGTATTTTCTGCTGCTATAGGCTCTATAAAGCTAATAATTGACACTTTTTATAAAAATAATCCTGGAATGCTCGGTCAAGATGGTAAAATAAGTAAGTTATACCATTGGGTTAAATCGAAAGTCACGGCCTGA
- the guaB gene encoding IMP dehydrogenase, with protein MKKMEACYSFDDILLLPAYSNVLPCDADTKTYLTNNIELNIPLISSAMDTVTESDFAIAIAQHGGVGCIHKNLSIDGQVSEVRRVKKYESWIVYNPITISPDKRVSEAISLMREHNYSGIPVVDQRKLVGILTNRDVRFIEDQNMSVKVSEVMTKDKLITVREQEVDSASAMKLLHENRIEKLLVVDENFYCIGLITVKDIEKYNRYPNSCKDSKGRLRVAAAIGTGKKDGIERCEALVGEEVDVVVVDTAHGHSENVINTIREIKAMYPSTQLIGGNIATKEAAEVLIDAGVDAVKVGIGPGSICTTRIVTGVGVPQFSAIKNVAEVCRAKNVRLIADGGIKYAGDVAKAIAAGADSVMIGSLFAGTDESPGEIIMYKGRAYKGYRGMGSISAMKRGSASRYFQDKGSKLTLVPQGVEGRVPFKGPASGVIHQLIGGLQAAMGYTGNRNIEEMKKNCKFVTITASGLRESHAHDIIITQEAPNYAYQASSLSVDSE; from the coding sequence ATGAAAAAAATGGAAGCTTGTTATTCGTTTGACGATATACTTCTTTTGCCAGCTTATTCTAATGTATTGCCTTGTGATGCAGATACAAAAACTTATTTAACAAATAATATAGAGCTCAACATTCCTCTTATATCCTCTGCAATGGATACTGTTACTGAATCAGACTTTGCAATAGCTATTGCCCAACATGGTGGAGTAGGTTGTATACATAAAAATTTATCAATAGATGGGCAAGTTTCAGAAGTGAGAAGGGTAAAAAAATACGAGAGTTGGATCGTATACAACCCAATTACGATTTCCCCAGATAAAAGGGTTTCAGAAGCAATTTCATTAATGAGAGAGCACAATTATTCTGGCATTCCTGTAGTCGATCAACGTAAGTTAGTTGGAATTTTAACTAACCGAGACGTGAGGTTTATTGAAGACCAGAACATGAGTGTAAAAGTCTCCGAGGTGATGACAAAAGATAAGTTAATTACAGTTCGGGAACAGGAAGTGGACAGTGCCTCAGCAATGAAATTGCTGCATGAAAACAGAATAGAAAAGCTTTTGGTTGTAGATGAAAATTTCTATTGTATAGGCCTAATTACAGTTAAAGACATTGAAAAATATAACAGATACCCCAATTCATGCAAAGACAGTAAAGGGCGACTCAGAGTTGCCGCTGCTATTGGCACTGGCAAAAAAGATGGTATAGAGAGATGTGAAGCTTTGGTTGGAGAAGAAGTTGACGTGGTTGTTGTGGATACTGCTCATGGTCATTCTGAAAACGTTATCAATACCATTAGAGAAATAAAAGCGATGTATCCGAGTACACAGCTAATCGGTGGAAACATAGCAACGAAAGAGGCTGCTGAAGTGTTAATTGACGCTGGTGTTGATGCAGTGAAAGTTGGCATAGGACCTGGATCAATCTGTACAACCAGAATAGTTACAGGTGTTGGTGTGCCGCAATTCTCTGCAATCAAGAACGTTGCAGAGGTGTGTAGAGCAAAAAACGTCAGGCTAATTGCTGATGGTGGAATAAAATACGCAGGAGATGTTGCAAAAGCTATTGCAGCTGGTGCTGATTCTGTAATGATTGGTTCACTTTTTGCCGGTACTGACGAAAGCCCAGGCGAGATTATCATGTATAAGGGTAGAGCCTATAAAGGCTATCGAGGGATGGGATCTATTAGTGCAATGAAGCGAGGTTCAGCCAGCCGTTATTTTCAAGATAAAGGTTCAAAACTCACATTAGTTCCACAAGGAGTAGAGGGTAGGGTTCCGTTTAAAGGTCCAGCTTCTGGGGTAATTCATCAGCTAATTGGCGGATTGCAAGCTGCAATGGGGTACACTGGTAATAGGAATATAGAAGAGATGAAGAAAAACTGCAAATTTGTCACGATCACCGCATCAGGATTAAGAGAGAGCCATGCTCATGATATAATCATTACACAAGAAGCTCCAAATTACGCCTATCAGGCATCCAGTTTGTCAGTTGATTCAGAGTAG
- a CDS encoding tetratricopeptide repeat protein — MLRIAQGIKIYWLRARIVPIYTVVLKPASICVLICTIVLLRFSAACANEDLEIQKTFDNVIKYIKADEKYKDFDVVERKSDKFNIKIAQNSGKNFSTHSILKRAKDSFESGDNEAAISLLNQVVTQIPYHKNALIGLGNIYYANKEYKKAVEIYTRLLKEYPSNFYILENFLTIISQYNLDLALNEMLKLHDMHKNCAPLLANLGLIYMKKEDYTKAKEYMITAISLDQNNVFYIYNLAVILDKLSDFKNAATFYLKLLNMAASSKNAREKIPIHKVEARLKFIKLHSTYSTAP; from the coding sequence ATGTTACGCATAGCTCAGGGAATTAAGATTTACTGGTTACGTGCTAGAATAGTGCCAATTTATACTGTGGTACTTAAGCCTGCGTCTATCTGTGTATTGATTTGTACTATAGTTTTATTGAGGTTTTCTGCTGCTTGTGCTAACGAAGATTTGGAGATACAAAAAACCTTTGATAACGTTATTAAGTATATAAAAGCTGATGAAAAATATAAGGATTTCGATGTTGTTGAGAGAAAAAGTGATAAATTTAATATCAAAATTGCACAGAACTCTGGCAAAAATTTTAGCACACACTCTATTTTAAAAAGAGCAAAGGATTCCTTTGAATCTGGAGATAACGAAGCAGCTATTTCTCTTCTTAATCAAGTTGTTACACAAATTCCCTATCATAAAAATGCTTTGATTGGATTGGGCAACATTTATTACGCTAATAAAGAATACAAAAAGGCTGTGGAGATCTACACAAGGCTGTTAAAAGAATATCCTAGTAACTTTTATATATTAGAAAATTTCCTGACGATAATTTCACAATATAATCTTGATTTAGCATTAAATGAAATGTTGAAATTGCATGATATGCACAAAAATTGTGCGCCTTTATTGGCAAATCTAGGCCTAATCTATATGAAGAAGGAGGACTATACAAAGGCTAAAGAGTATATGATAACTGCAATTTCCCTTGATCAAAATAATGTTTTTTATATTTATAACCTAGCTGTTATTCTAGATAAACTTTCAGATTTTAAAAATGCTGCAACATTCTATTTAAAGTTGTTGAACATGGCTGCAAGTTCAAAGAACGCAAGAGAAAAAATACCCATACACAAAGTGGAAGCAAGACTAAAATTTATAAAACTTCACAGCACATACTCAACGGCTCCATAA
- the def gene encoding peptide deformylase has translation MSKLPIVIAPDERLTTRASEVTDINDKVKELVNDMFETMYDADGLGLAAVQVGVLKRVFVMDIQPEKIEAGPAGYESVGKFYMINPEITELSDEQVVLKEGCLSIPEQSHEIRRPKYLTVKYKDLNNEEQMLKASGWLARCIQHELDHLNGILYIRHLSKLKYGIAMKKAQKVKKRYEG, from the coding sequence ATGTCCAAATTACCAATTGTAATTGCCCCCGATGAAAGGTTAACCACACGCGCCAGTGAAGTAACAGATATAAACGATAAAGTTAAAGAATTAGTAAACGACATGTTTGAAACTATGTACGACGCAGATGGTCTTGGTCTTGCTGCAGTGCAAGTTGGGGTGCTAAAGAGGGTTTTTGTTATGGACATTCAGCCAGAAAAAATTGAAGCTGGACCAGCTGGGTATGAATCGGTTGGCAAATTTTACATGATTAATCCTGAAATTACAGAATTATCTGATGAACAAGTAGTACTCAAAGAAGGGTGTCTATCAATCCCAGAACAAAGCCATGAGATTAGGCGCCCAAAATATTTAACTGTGAAATATAAAGACTTAAATAACGAAGAACAAATGCTAAAAGCTAGTGGTTGGCTTGCAAGGTGTATTCAACATGAATTGGATCACTTAAATGGTATATTATATATTAGACATTTGTCTAAATTGAAGTATGGTATAGCTATGAAAAAAGCACAAAAGGTTAAAAAGCGCTATGAGGGATGA
- the nuoG gene encoding NADH-quinone oxidoreductase subunit NuoG, which produces MVRVTINSKECEVEPGLTIIQACEAVGVEIPRFCYHERLAIAGNCRMCLVEVEGGPPKPVASCAMPVAEGMVIHTDTPKVKKAREGVLEFLLINHPLDCPICDQGGECDLQDITMAYGKGTSRLDEHKRAVPKKHFGPLIETAMNRCIHCTRCVRFLSDVAGTNELGGIGRGENVEISTYIKRHISSELSGNIIDLCPVGALTSKPYSFTARPWELSHCETIDVLDAVGSSIRVDYRGPEVMRILPRLNEEVNEEWISDKTRFAYDGLKVQRLDQPYVKKDGKLVPVDWNEALTVAAKKLKNTKSSKIAAIAGDLADCESMFLLKEMMQKLGSANMDCRQDGAKLIPNNRGSYVFNTTIEGIENADLCLLINTNPKVEAPIINARIRKRYLQGNFPIASIGPDVQYLYHVEKLGDNPGILNKIAKGSHKFCKLLSTAQNPMLIIGQDALIRDDSESILALVGTIAEKFNMVRDDWNGFNVLHKAAARVGGLDIGFVPKKDGKDINQILKQAESGEMEVVYLLDADEIDTLKLENAFVIYQGHHGDQGAHIADVILPGAAYTEKYATYVNTEGRVQRTNLAVSPPGEAKEDWLIIKNLSQYLGLSLPYDGLFDVRKKLDTIGLQFRNADQVVKNKWVPITCDEIKLSSTPFSLEECNFYMTDSISRSSKIMADCTKAFYEYAS; this is translated from the coding sequence GTGGTAAGAGTTACTATTAATTCTAAAGAATGTGAAGTAGAGCCTGGACTCACTATAATTCAAGCTTGTGAAGCCGTGGGTGTTGAAATTCCACGCTTTTGTTATCACGAGCGTTTAGCAATTGCTGGCAACTGCAGAATGTGTTTGGTTGAAGTAGAAGGTGGACCTCCCAAGCCAGTAGCATCTTGTGCAATGCCAGTTGCAGAGGGTATGGTTATTCATACCGATACCCCAAAAGTCAAAAAGGCACGTGAGGGCGTACTTGAGTTTTTACTGATTAATCATCCGCTTGATTGCCCAATTTGCGATCAAGGCGGCGAGTGCGATTTGCAAGATATAACGATGGCCTATGGAAAAGGAACAAGTAGGCTTGACGAGCATAAGAGAGCTGTGCCAAAAAAACATTTCGGACCGCTTATTGAAACTGCGATGAACCGGTGCATTCATTGCACTAGATGTGTTAGATTTTTGTCCGATGTTGCAGGTACAAACGAACTTGGAGGGATTGGAAGGGGAGAAAACGTAGAGATCAGCACTTACATAAAAAGACACATTAGTTCTGAATTGTCTGGAAATATTATAGATCTTTGTCCTGTGGGAGCTTTAACCTCAAAACCCTATTCCTTTACAGCACGTCCATGGGAGTTATCGCATTGTGAGACTATAGATGTACTTGACGCTGTGGGGAGTAGCATTAGGGTTGATTACCGTGGTCCTGAGGTTATGCGAATATTGCCACGACTCAACGAAGAAGTGAATGAAGAATGGATATCAGATAAAACTCGTTTTGCTTATGATGGATTGAAAGTACAACGTCTTGACCAACCTTACGTAAAGAAAGACGGCAAATTAGTTCCAGTAGATTGGAATGAAGCACTAACTGTAGCTGCAAAAAAATTAAAGAACACAAAATCAAGCAAAATAGCTGCAATTGCAGGTGATCTAGCAGATTGTGAATCTATGTTTTTGCTGAAAGAAATGATGCAGAAGCTTGGTTCAGCAAATATGGATTGCAGACAGGATGGAGCAAAGCTTATACCAAACAATCGTGGATCATATGTGTTCAACACCACTATTGAGGGTATAGAAAATGCAGATTTATGCCTGCTCATAAACACAAATCCCAAAGTAGAAGCACCGATTATCAATGCGCGCATAAGAAAAAGATATTTACAAGGTAATTTTCCTATTGCAAGCATCGGTCCTGACGTTCAGTATTTATACCATGTTGAAAAGTTGGGCGACAACCCTGGCATTTTAAATAAAATAGCAAAAGGGAGTCACAAGTTTTGCAAGCTGCTAAGCACTGCTCAGAACCCTATGCTTATTATTGGTCAAGATGCATTAATAAGAGATGATTCCGAATCAATTTTAGCTCTAGTTGGCACAATTGCAGAAAAATTTAACATGGTAAGAGACGACTGGAATGGCTTTAACGTACTGCATAAAGCTGCAGCAAGGGTTGGTGGATTAGATATTGGATTTGTCCCTAAAAAAGATGGAAAAGACATTAACCAAATACTGAAGCAGGCAGAAAGCGGTGAGATGGAGGTTGTTTATCTTCTTGATGCAGATGAAATTGATACATTAAAATTAGAAAATGCATTTGTGATTTATCAAGGTCATCATGGCGATCAAGGTGCACATATAGCAGATGTTATCTTACCTGGAGCTGCATACACAGAGAAATACGCAACTTATGTGAATACTGAAGGGCGAGTGCAGAGAACGAATTTAGCTGTATCTCCTCCTGGTGAAGCAAAGGAGGATTGGTTAATTATTAAGAATTTATCTCAATATTTGGGCCTCTCCTTACCATATGATGGTTTATTTGACGTGAGAAAAAAATTGGATACCATTGGTCTACAGTTTAGAAATGCTGATCAAGTGGTAAAAAATAAATGGGTGCCTATTACCTGTGATGAGATAAAATTAAGTAGTACACCCTTCTCGCTAGAGGAGTGCAATTTTTACATGACAGATTCAATAAGCCGCTCTTCAAAAATAATGGCAGATTGTACTAAAGCTTTTTATGAATACGCTAGTTAA
- the hemB gene encoding porphobilinogen synthase, translated as MFNFSNTRLRRRRSGRWIRNLTSESALSVNDLIFPLFVHNREEITEPIPGLPDIKCYSIDGLVSIAREAKDLGINAVAIFPVVDSKLKSQNAEEAYNFDNLICKAIRAVKSKIPDIGIIADVALDPYTTHGHDGILKSDQIDVENDETVSVLCKQALALAKAGCNIVAPSDMMDGRIGKIRKALDDNNFQDISVLSYAVKYCSSFYAPFRQVVGSCGLSNFIDKSGYQMDYRNAREAICEIEMDINEGADFIMIKPGMPYLDVIKTASDKFNFPIFAYQVSGEYAMIKAATNNGWLDYDKVIYESLISFKRAGASVILTYAALDIAKNLSASAL; from the coding sequence GTGTTTAATTTTTCAAACACGAGACTAAGGCGTAGGCGCTCAGGCAGATGGATTCGCAATTTAACAAGTGAAAGTGCTTTATCAGTAAATGACTTGATCTTTCCTTTGTTTGTTCATAACAGAGAAGAAATAACTGAACCAATTCCTGGCTTACCTGACATAAAATGTTATTCAATAGATGGATTAGTTTCCATAGCTCGGGAAGCTAAGGATTTAGGAATTAATGCTGTTGCAATTTTTCCTGTAGTTGATAGCAAATTAAAATCTCAAAATGCTGAGGAAGCATATAATTTTGATAATTTAATCTGCAAAGCAATCCGTGCTGTAAAATCAAAGATACCTGACATTGGTATTATTGCAGATGTTGCACTTGATCCATACACTACTCATGGTCATGACGGCATTTTAAAAAGCGATCAGATAGATGTGGAAAACGATGAAACCGTGTCAGTATTGTGTAAGCAAGCGCTTGCCCTAGCAAAAGCGGGGTGTAACATAGTTGCCCCTTCTGATATGATGGATGGTAGAATAGGAAAAATAAGAAAAGCGTTGGATGATAATAATTTTCAGGATATATCAGTATTGTCTTATGCGGTAAAATATTGTTCCAGTTTTTATGCACCATTTAGACAAGTTGTTGGCTCATGTGGACTATCAAATTTTATAGATAAAAGTGGCTATCAGATGGATTATAGGAATGCAAGAGAGGCAATTTGCGAAATCGAGATGGATATAAACGAAGGCGCAGATTTTATTATGATAAAACCAGGTATGCCGTACTTGGATGTAATAAAAACAGCAAGTGATAAGTTCAATTTTCCAATTTTTGCTTACCAAGTAAGCGGTGAATACGCAATGATAAAAGCAGCAACAAACAATGGCTGGCTAGATTATGACAAAGTAATTTACGAGTCTTTAATTAGCTTTAAACGTGCAGGTGCAAGTGTAATACTCACTTACGCTGCACTTGATATTGCAAAAAATTTAAGTGCATCAGCCCTATAA
- a CDS encoding transposase family protein produces MSLNYHKVNKHPRNFRDITGLKIEEFEKIVKKVRPEWEKLEKQKKRHGRTAKLPTLEDKMLCVILYYRTYITHRFLGCLFNLHNANICRLLKKIEPLLAKKITIKKDRTLTPERILKVLADVTEQQIQQPKESKKRKRSYSGKKKMTTMKTEIVIEESGQILSVSRSYRGKIHDFRIRKQEKLLPTDSIKHADSGYQGWQKLQSNVVIPYKKYRKKLLTEEQKEHNRELASFRMRVENKIRELKIFKILSYVYRNFQKKYNMRFNIIAGLVNLRHGF; encoded by the coding sequence ATGAGTCTAAATTACCATAAAGTAAATAAACACCCAAGAAATTTTCGAGATATAACGGGATTGAAAATAGAAGAATTCGAAAAAATTGTTAAAAAAGTAAGGCCAGAGTGGGAAAAGCTTGAAAAACAGAAAAAGCGCCACGGAAGAACTGCTAAATTACCAACGCTGGAAGATAAAATGCTGTGCGTAATTTTGTATTATCGGACCTACATAACCCACAGATTTTTGGGCTGCCTTTTCAATTTACATAATGCAAATATTTGCCGACTTTTGAAGAAAATAGAGCCGCTACTGGCCAAAAAAATTACCATAAAAAAGGACAGAACCCTAACTCCAGAGAGGATTTTGAAGGTACTGGCAGATGTTACAGAACAGCAGATACAGCAGCCAAAAGAAAGCAAAAAACGTAAGAGATCTTACTCAGGAAAGAAAAAAATGACGACTATGAAAACAGAAATTGTGATCGAAGAAAGTGGGCAAATTCTATCGGTTTCAAGATCTTACCGTGGGAAAATTCACGATTTTCGGATAAGAAAACAGGAGAAATTGCTGCCTACGGACAGTATAAAGCATGCTGATTCTGGCTATCAGGGATGGCAAAAGTTGCAAAGTAATGTTGTGATACCATACAAAAAATACCGAAAAAAGCTACTAACTGAGGAGCAAAAGGAGCACAACCGAGAGTTGGCATCATTTAGAATGAGGGTCGAAAATAAGATACGAGAATTGAAAATATTCAAGATTTTGTCGTACGTTTACCGCAACTTTCAGAAAAAATATAACATGAGATTTAACATAATAGCTGGTCTCGTGAATTTGAGGCATGGGTTTTAG
- a CDS encoding uracil-DNA glycosylase family protein, whose protein sequence is MRDEDLELLKFYHEVGVDCTLTEGEEKKEAAIKEDSGLAQPSIIQQKKEQQSMFPSDWIIEARKLASKCNSVDELRDAVKSFEGCEIKKTATNTVFSDGNPNAKIMLVGEAPGANEDIQGIPFCGASGMLLDKMLGAINLDRTKVYISNTVFWRPPGNRKPTDLELDMCRPFVEKHIALVSPQILILVGGIACYSLLDNTKTISTLRGKFHTYTNQYLSHAITTSAIFHPAYLLRQPMQKRLAWEDLKKIREYLNNTHNCTDV, encoded by the coding sequence ATGAGGGATGAAGATCTAGAATTATTAAAATTTTACCATGAAGTGGGCGTTGATTGTACGCTTACAGAAGGTGAAGAAAAAAAAGAAGCAGCAATCAAAGAAGATAGCGGGCTTGCACAGCCCTCTATCATCCAACAGAAAAAAGAACAGCAATCTATGTTTCCAAGTGACTGGATAATTGAGGCAAGAAAACTTGCAAGCAAATGCAATAGTGTGGATGAGCTGAGGGACGCAGTTAAGTCATTCGAAGGTTGTGAGATAAAAAAAACCGCAACCAATACTGTTTTTTCCGATGGTAATCCAAACGCAAAAATTATGCTTGTTGGTGAAGCTCCAGGAGCAAATGAAGATATTCAGGGTATACCATTTTGTGGTGCAAGCGGAATGTTGCTCGATAAGATGCTCGGTGCAATAAACCTTGATCGCACTAAAGTATATATAAGTAATACTGTATTTTGGCGTCCACCAGGTAATAGAAAACCAACCGACCTAGAGCTTGATATGTGCAGACCATTTGTCGAAAAACATATTGCATTAGTTTCACCACAGATTCTAATTTTGGTCGGTGGAATTGCATGTTATAGCCTTCTTGATAATACAAAAACCATATCAACTTTACGTGGCAAATTTCATACGTATACTAACCAATACTTATCTCATGCAATTACTACATCTGCTATATTTCATCCAGCGTACCTACTTCGTCAGCCGATGCAAAAACGTTTAGCCTGGGAAGATTTAAAGAAGATTAGGGAGTATCTTAATAACACCCATAACTGTACGGACGTTTAA
- the nuoH gene encoding NADH-quinone oxidoreductase subunit NuoH, producing MNTLVNILFILVPLLLSVAYLVYFERKVIGAIQLRHGPSVVGPFGLLQPFADAIKLIIKEPIIPFRANTILFIMAPMLTFILALIAWAVIPFGAEVITNNGQQIVIPKVIANINVGVLYVLAISSLGIYGIIIAGWSSNSNYAFLGAIRSAAQMISYEVSIGLIVATIVITTGTLNLGEMVVMKHNMPFWVDLLMIPMGVVFFISLLAETNRHPFDLPEAEAELVSGYNVEYSSMPFALFFLGEYANMILASAMVTIFFLGGWYPPLELGLLYKIPGLIWFILKIVLLLFIFIWVRATIPRYRYDQLMRLGWKVFLPISVLWVILISGVLLFTGNLPGGSSV from the coding sequence ATGAATACGCTAGTTAACATTTTGTTTATTTTAGTACCGCTACTGCTTTCAGTTGCGTATTTGGTGTACTTTGAGCGCAAAGTTATTGGCGCAATTCAATTGAGACATGGTCCAAGTGTAGTTGGACCTTTTGGGCTATTACAGCCATTTGCAGATGCTATTAAGTTAATAATCAAAGAACCGATAATACCATTCAGAGCAAACACTATACTATTCATTATGGCTCCGATGCTTACCTTCATTTTAGCACTAATCGCCTGGGCAGTGATACCATTTGGTGCTGAAGTAATTACAAACAATGGACAACAGATAGTAATTCCTAAGGTAATAGCAAATATTAATGTTGGGGTGCTCTATGTTCTAGCTATATCCTCTCTAGGAATATATGGCATTATTATCGCAGGGTGGTCAAGTAATTCTAACTATGCATTTCTTGGCGCTATAAGGTCAGCTGCTCAAATGATTTCATACGAAGTTTCGATAGGCTTAATAGTTGCCACAATTGTTATTACAACTGGCACGTTAAACCTTGGAGAAATGGTAGTAATGAAGCATAATATGCCATTTTGGGTTGACTTGTTGATGATACCTATGGGAGTAGTATTTTTTATTTCTCTTCTTGCAGAAACTAACCGTCACCCATTTGATTTACCAGAAGCCGAAGCAGAGCTTGTCTCTGGGTATAATGTTGAATATTCATCGATGCCTTTTGCTCTCTTCTTTTTGGGAGAGTATGCAAACATGATCTTAGCAAGCGCTATGGTGACGATATTTTTCCTAGGAGGATGGTATCCTCCACTAGAGCTGGGTTTGCTGTATAAAATTCCAGGTTTAATTTGGTTCATTTTAAAGATAGTTCTACTATTATTCATATTTATTTGGGTCAGAGCAACGATACCCCGTTATCGATACGATCAACTAATGCGTCTTGGTTGGAAAGTGTTTTTGCCGATATCGGTACTGTGGGTAATACTCATTTCAGGAGTGCTACTCTTTACTGGAAACTTGCCAGGAGGATCGAGTGTTTAA